From the Paucidesulfovibrio longus DSM 6739 genome, the window TCCAGGCCGGAGGGTAAAACGCTGGTTTGGCCAAAGTTCCTATCCACTCCCCCGGCGGAAATAGAACCCCAATCACGCTGCCGCCCAAAACATGGGCACCGATGAGCAGCAATGCGTGGCCTTTAGATTGAAACCGTGTAGACTTCATTTCGGGTAAAAGTCCTGGTTAGCGTTACGCATTGACAGCTGCCATGATCTCATGCCCCAGCGCCTACGAGGGGCGATTGCCTGTCGACACGAAAAAAGACGAGAAAACGTGTTTTATCCTTTTGCTCAAGCTCCTTAGGATAGCAGCGTCGACAAAGGGAGTATAGCAACTCGGTGTCCTGTTCTTCTCTGAGCATCGTCAACAATAACCTGACGCCCTTATAGCCAGGTCCATCTTCGATAAACAAAAAATGAGCCTTGGGGTTGCTAGTAACGTTCTTGTGGCTGAGCCTATTATTCATGATGATTGCAAGTGATCCGTCATCCATGACGTGTGGGCGGGAATAGATCGCAGCGTTTACTTCCCCGTTTTTATTTGCTGTCGATAAAACGCCATAGCCTTTGGTCGACTCAAAGTAATTCTTAAGTTCCATCCGCATCTCCTGTATTAACTACATGCAATAAAAAGTTTCATGAGAAGACTATGATCTATTTCCGCTTTGGCCTTATAACTTTGGTTACGAGTAGAATCAAATCGTCATTGAAACTAATTCAAAAAAGCTCAAGCATAACTCAGGATTTTTTATGTACTTACTTAAGATTTCCTTTGTATCAAGCTGGTAGCCTGCAAGATTTACGAGATCATTCTTATTTAAGCTCTGAAATCCCATTGACCAACCGACAAACAACCGTTTTTTGGACGCACCTTCTGCAAGCAGAGTAACACTGTGATGACGAGAGTCATTTGCTATTTTTTCATACAATGCTTTAACCTTGTTTTTTGGGCCTTCGATGTACTGAATGAATACACCTTGGCTGTAAACAAGATATCCTGTTATTCGGTTTTTCCTATTAAGCGACTGTGACTGTTTTTGAATCTTTAGGATTTCAGATTCATCTAAAGACTCATTTGACTGACTTGCATATACAACAAAATACACATCGCTTATTTGTTTTTCATTGCTATTGACGTTTTTCTTTACAAACCTTATAAAAGATTTTTCTGAAATTGGTTTACTAAAGAGATAGCCCTGTCCTGACTGTACGCCAAGCGTTAACATTTCATTCAACTGGTCTTCAGTCTCTATGCCTTCGGCAACAAGTCGGATTCCAAGAGACTTTGCCATCCTGCTAATTGCAGCAACTATCGCTTCGTTTTCACCGCTTTTTGCAAAATCCCAAACGAACATCCTATCAATCTTTAATGTGTCAACATTAAGACGAACGAGCTGTGACAAAGATGAATACCCGGTTCCAAAGTCATCGACCGCGACTTTCATCCCAATCTTCCGCAGTTCATTTAATATGTTGATGTTGCCTGTGACGTCAGACATCAGAGATGTTTCGGTTACTTCTAAGACAATTCTTTTAGGATCAGCTCCTGTTGATTGAATAATATCCTTGAATATTTGGATAAGCTGTTCATCTGCGAACTGCCTGGCTGAAATGTTAACTGTCAAATATGGAGTACTGCCACGTAACTGTTTTTGCCAGCGTCGTTGTGCCCTGCATGCCTGCTCAAAGACCCATTTGCCAATTTGGACTATGGTCCCATTCATCTCAGCAATGGGGATAAAGACTGCTGGAGAGATGGGGCCTTCTGGAGAATTCCAACGAAGTAATGTTTCGGCCCCGGCTACAACCTCAGTCTCTAGGGTTACGATGGGTTGGAACACTACCTCGAACTCACCTCGATCAAGGGCAAAGCGGAGCCCATTAGAAATGGCAAGACGTTGATGTGCAGCTTGCTGAAGAGATTCATTGAAGAAGCTCCAACTGTCACGTCTACTTTCCTTAACGGCGTACATGGCGTTATCCGCAAAGCGCAGTAAATCATCCGCCGAATGGGTGGTGCCATGCCCAAAAGCAATTCCTATGCTTGCAGTGACCCCCAGCATGATCGAATTATATTCCACTGGCGTTCTCATGGCCTCATTCAGACGATCCGCCAGGGTCGCCATGTTTGTCGGCTCAGAGACATTCTCGCACAAAACTACAAACTCATCTCCGGCAAAGCGGGCGACAGTATCCCCAGGGCGGACGCTTTCAAGCATCCTCGCAGACAGGGTTTTCAGCAGGTGGTCACCGGCATCATGTCCATGGCTGTCATTAACTGCTTTGAAGCCATCCAGATCGACAAAAAGCAATGCGATATTATCATCTCTACGTTTTGAGCGATTCAACGCATTCGAAATTCTTTCGTAAAGCAGCGCCCTGTTGGGAAGCCCTGTGAGTGAGTCATGGGTCGCCTGCCTGGTCAACTCCTCTTGAGATTTTTTTATTTCCGTAAGATCCTGCAACGTCGCGACGAGAACCCAGTCATCTCCACTTTCGAACTTCGCTATTGATGCCTCCAGGGGAAAGAACGTTCCATCCTTGCGATACCCGGTTTTCTCTCCTTTCTTTCCCATGCGCATTTCATGGGCTTCACTTTCGATAAACCATTTTACCGCCTTGTCGTGGCGTTGCCTCATGTGGGGCGGCACTAGCAGACGCATTGGCATTCCCACCAACTCATCTTCAGTGTAGCCGAACACCTCAGCAGTACCTCTATTCGCAGCTGTGATCATCCCAGATGAGTCGGTAGCCAATATGGCCATATCAGCAACATCCAGAATTCTCTTAGTATCATTCAGGTCGCTATGATGTTTGGCAACTTCTTGAGCTAACTTGGCGGTTTCCCCTGGTAAAAGGATACGTCCTTTGCCCTCATGGGTGATAAAAACCTCTTTGTACCGACTGGGAATCTCAGGTGCTATACACCCAAAATCCTCTACAATGGTAAACGATCCATCACTATCACATTGGGATAAATAACTATTGACGTAGGCATGATGTGTATCTGAATCCATGATGACTTCGCCTTGAGGGGCATTGATTCGAATAGACTCCAAAGCCTCTACAATTTTTTCACTGGCTGTAGAATCTGCCCTTTGTACTGCGTCGGAAAAAGCTAATACACAAGTATATGCTCCTTCTCCAAAGTTGGTAAGCGTTCCGTTGCCGTTCGGCCAGATCCCTTCAATTCCAGGATACTTTTTAAGTCGTTCAAGAAATTGTTCATTTTCTTTTGTCTTGACCGAC encodes:
- a CDS encoding pyridoxamine 5'-phosphate oxidase family protein translates to MELKNYFESTKGYGVLSTANKNGEVNAAIYSRPHVMDDGSLAIIMNNRLSHKNVTSNPKAHFLFIEDGPGYKGVRLLLTMLREEQDTELLYSLCRRCYPKELEQKDKTRFLVFFRVDRQSPLVGAGA
- a CDS encoding EAL domain-containing protein, whose protein sequence is MSQKKRDTIRLGLLAPLSGIVSIYGQDIARAGQIATSLVNDKGGLLGRKLELVIADDGSLPETAVPAARRLVHEDGCIAIIGNLLSNSRIAVSDQVSVPSRIPYLNFSFYEGSIFNRYFFHFAALPNQQIEKMIPYMANHFGMKMYFAGNNYEWPRGSIDAAKRSLELLGGETVGEQYLSIGVSEEEVEWVLDGVARSGADVFVPYFAGADQLLVLNRFYERGLKKHMSVVMGHYDEVMVSYLSPEVREELYSSNTYFMSVKTKENEQFLERLKKYPGIEGIWPNGNGTLTNFGEGAYTCVLAFSDAVQRADSTASEKIVEALESIRINAPQGEVIMDSDTHHAYVNSYLSQCDSDGSFTIVEDFGCIAPEIPSRYKEVFITHEGKGRILLPGETAKLAQEVAKHHSDLNDTKRILDVADMAILATDSSGMITAANRGTAEVFGYTEDELVGMPMRLLVPPHMRQRHDKAVKWFIESEAHEMRMGKKGEKTGYRKDGTFFPLEASIAKFESGDDWVLVATLQDLTEIKKSQEELTRQATHDSLTGLPNRALLYERISNALNRSKRRDDNIALLFVDLDGFKAVNDSHGHDAGDHLLKTLSARMLESVRPGDTVARFAGDEFVVLCENVSEPTNMATLADRLNEAMRTPVEYNSIMLGVTASIGIAFGHGTTHSADDLLRFADNAMYAVKESRRDSWSFFNESLQQAAHQRLAISNGLRFALDRGEFEVVFQPIVTLETEVVAGAETLLRWNSPEGPISPAVFIPIAEMNGTIVQIGKWVFEQACRAQRRWQKQLRGSTPYLTVNISARQFADEQLIQIFKDIIQSTGADPKRIVLEVTETSLMSDVTGNINILNELRKIGMKVAVDDFGTGYSSLSQLVRLNVDTLKIDRMFVWDFAKSGENEAIVAAISRMAKSLGIRLVAEGIETEDQLNEMLTLGVQSGQGYLFSKPISEKSFIRFVKKNVNSNEKQISDVYFVVYASQSNESLDESEILKIQKQSQSLNRKNRITGYLVYSQGVFIQYIEGPKNKVKALYEKIANDSRHHSVTLLAEGASKKRLFVGWSMGFQSLNKNDLVNLAGYQLDTKEILSKYIKNPELCLSFFELVSMTI